A genomic stretch from Hemitrygon akajei chromosome 10, sHemAka1.3, whole genome shotgun sequence includes:
- the LOC140734346 gene encoding solute carrier family 25 member 53-like isoform X2 produces the protein MQENPDASATSSVLTSLRNCGIGATSSCLATVLTFPIHKTIFRQQIHGFIIRKAFAQLRQEGFLRFYRGILPPLLAKTIQGSLLFGTYDSIIGSMNPKNVTMYHHFIAGSLSGTMEALVLTPFERVQNILQDHRKDAKLPNIQSILKLFNSYIFKDKLQLGYYQGFIPIVLRNGIGCTLYFSFKDPIKNLLLDKDVPSGISAFVSGSFNGMMVSKSLKEIFKCL, from the exons ATGCAAGAGAACCCTGATGCTTCAGCCACCAGTTCAGTGCTAACCTCACTAAGGAACTGTGGAATTGGAGCAACCTCTAGCTGTCTTGCTACTGTTCTGACATTCCCAATCCACAAGACAATTTTTCGGCAGCAAATTCATGGTTTCATTATCCGAAAAGCTTTTGCTCAACTCCGTCAAGAAGGTTTCCTCAGATTTTACAGAGGAATTCTCCCACCTCTTCTAGCTAAAACAATCCAAGGCTCATTGTTGTTTGGCACCTACGACAGCATCATTGGGAGCATGAATCCTAAGAATGTAACTATGTACCATCACTTCATTGCAGGATCATTATCTGGAACTATGGAAGCCCTAGTGTTGACTCCATTTGAACGTGTCCAAAATATTCTTCAAGaccacaggaaagatgcaaaactTCCTAATATCCAAAGTATCCTAAAGTTGTTTAATTCCTATATTTTTAAGGATAAGTTACAACTTGGGTACTACCAAGGCTTCATCCCCATTGTATTGAGGAATGGCATAGGCTGCACACTTTATTTCTCTTTCAAAGATCCAATTAAGAATTTGCTCTTGGATAAAGACGTTCCCAGTGGGATTTCTGCATTTGTCTCTGGAAGCTTCAATGGAATGATG GTTTCAAAATCTTTGAAGGAAATATTTAAGTGCCTTTAG
- the LOC140734346 gene encoding solute carrier family 25 member 53-like isoform X1: MQENPDASATSSVLTSLRNCGIGATSSCLATVLTFPIHKTIFRQQIHGFIIRKAFAQLRQEGFLRFYRGILPPLLAKTIQGSLLFGTYDSIIGSMNPKNVTMYHHFIAGSLSGTMEALVLTPFERVQNILQDHRKDAKLPNIQSILKLFNSYIFKDKLQLGYYQGFIPIVLRNGIGCTLYFSFKDPIKNLLLDKDVPSGISAFVSGSFNGMMVCFILYPLSAMIANIQAEIRHEKINLWNFVKNFWASRARSFLYVYRGGSLIMLRSCVTWGLTTVIHDFLKATHSPKM, from the coding sequence ATGCAAGAGAACCCTGATGCTTCAGCCACCAGTTCAGTGCTAACCTCACTAAGGAACTGTGGAATTGGAGCAACCTCTAGCTGTCTTGCTACTGTTCTGACATTCCCAATCCACAAGACAATTTTTCGGCAGCAAATTCATGGTTTCATTATCCGAAAAGCTTTTGCTCAACTCCGTCAAGAAGGTTTCCTCAGATTTTACAGAGGAATTCTCCCACCTCTTCTAGCTAAAACAATCCAAGGCTCATTGTTGTTTGGCACCTACGACAGCATCATTGGGAGCATGAATCCTAAGAATGTAACTATGTACCATCACTTCATTGCAGGATCATTATCTGGAACTATGGAAGCCCTAGTGTTGACTCCATTTGAACGTGTCCAAAATATTCTTCAAGaccacaggaaagatgcaaaactTCCTAATATCCAAAGTATCCTAAAGTTGTTTAATTCCTATATTTTTAAGGATAAGTTACAACTTGGGTACTACCAAGGCTTCATCCCCATTGTATTGAGGAATGGCATAGGCTGCACACTTTATTTCTCTTTCAAAGATCCAATTAAGAATTTGCTCTTGGATAAAGACGTTCCCAGTGGGATTTCTGCATTTGTCTCTGGAAGCTTCAATGGAATGATGGTGTGTTTTATTTTATATCCACTCAGTGCCATGATTGCAAATATACAGGCTGAGATCAGACATGAGAAAATTAACCTTTGGAATTTCGTCAAAAACTTCTGGGCATCTCGTGCCCGAAGTTTCTTGTATGTTTACAGGGGTGGTTCCCTGATTATGCTGAGGTCCTGCGTAACATGGGGATTAACCACTGTTATTCATGATTTCTTAAAGGCAACGCATAGTCCAAAAATGTAG